The Sporomusaceae bacterium FL31 genome includes the window CGCCTTTGAGATTGTCCCAAGCCTTTTGCTTTTCAAGATCGCCTCTGACAAATTCCAGTTCCTGATTAATATCATACTTGATCCGCATAAGCAAATGGTTGGTATACCAATAGGCTTGCGGCTGCATCCTGGTTAAGTCATAAATACTGCTATTTCGTTGGTTGAAACAAAACCCTTCCCGGTTAAAATTCATTTTAAATAATTCATTTATCCAGTATGCATTCACGGCACTAACTTTATCATTATTACCAAAACTGCCGGTATTGGAGTGCATTAAAATATACATACCGGGCACATAGCCAAGCGATTTGTTATAAACGGACTGCAACGTCTGGTAATCATAAGTAATCCGGTCTTTCATCCTGCTATAACTTTCTTTTGGAATGCCATACTCGTCCCGAATATAATCCATGAGATAATGATTATATTTTCGTCCTAAATAAGGCGCAACATTTGCATGTTCGAGTGGATCTAATTCGCCGAGATAATTGTCATACCGATCAAACACATTAATAAAGGCCAGCCGGTAGCCATTAGTACCCATTTCCCAAAAAGTTGTTTTTTCTAGTTCTGTTAATTCTTTAGGCATTAAAAATTTTGGGTCCTTTTTCTCGAACTTTTCCGGATAAGTCAACATCGTGGCCTTAAAGTTCAAGTCTTCCAAAATTTTTTGCGAAAAAATCGCTGTATCGCGTCTGCCGTCTTCAAAAATAAGAAACAAGGATTTTTCCGGCAAGGCTTTACCCAATTGATAGTAATTTAAAATATCCTCCTGTGTAACGGTAACATACCCTAAATCTTTTAACGCTTGCAAGTGCGCACGCAGCCGGCCAACACCAATCAGGTTTTGATTGCCCGTTCTTTCAACACCAAAATAAGCCAGCGCAATAAATCCTTTATCGCCGGAAATCTTGGTAGTGGCTTGGGTATAAGGGGTATAGGATTTTAACGTAAAATAGACCGATATACCAACCGCAAGGACTGCAAAGAGGATGATCAGTTGCAGCACGGTGCGAATCCGCTTTTTCCGATCTTTACGAGCAGTAAATTGTTCATTTGATATTGTCATCCGCTTATGCCCCCGTTTGCTTTCCACGATTCTTTTTTAATGCTTCCAGGAGATCAGCCGGTGTCATTCGTGTACCCCAGGTCGTTTTCCAGAATGTAACCCAGGCAATGGGCATTTGCCAAAGCAGTACCGCTTCGTAATACAAGCAAAACCATAATCCATAGATCCAAGTTGAACTTTTTCTGAGCAGTAACTGCGTCATACTCATCAACAGTGCCATTAATGCAATGCCAATGATAAAGGTAATTGGAAATACCCGGTGCGTGATCGGGATATAAAGCAAATTATACAGTACGATAATTGGAGCCAACAGCGGCACCAGTACCCCCATATAAAAAGACAGTGCCATAAACGGTTCTTTTTTCCACATGAAGCTGGCTGCAATAAGTGATTCCCTCAACCACGAGCGCTTCCAACGCATTTGCTGCTTCAAAAAAATTCGATGATTGTTTGGCACAATGGTATTACAGATTGCCGTATCCTGATAACCAGTCCGATGTTTTCGCAGGATAAAGTTGGTCATACTGCGATCATCACCAAACGTTGCCTTCTCGCCCAGAAATGTTTGGCTTAACCAGGGCTCCATGAATTGAAGAACTAGATCTTTGCGATAACAGGAAAGTGGTCCGGATAAACAGGTAACGGCATCAAAATAACTTTCAGCCGCTTTCATAATCCGAAAGGCAATATAATAGCGCACAGCCTGCATTTTGGTAAGAGCATTGGTGTAAGTATTGGCAACATCAGTTCGCCCAGATACTCCACCCATCTGATTGTCTTTAAATGGCTGAACAAGATTGCGAATAGCAAAAGGATCTAAAAAGCTGTCTGAGTCCACAAAGACTACCAATTCATGCTTTGCCATCAAAGTCCCTCTGGCCAACGCCTCACGTTTACCGGCATTTTGCTCCTGCCGGACATAATGCAGCCTGGTGGAAATCTCATAGCGCGCTTCACGGATTTTTAGTTCATCAGCAAACTGCTGAATTTTTGCAAACGATTGATCTGTCGAACTGTCATCGACTACAATAACTTCCAGCTTATCAATTGGATAATCCTGATTGACGCAGCCAGCAATCGTTTTTTGAATCCATTCTTCTTCGTTAAAACAAGGAATAATGATCGTGACTCCCGGAGTAAAGTCCTTATCAATGGGAACAGGGCGGTAAAAAGAGCCAAACAGATAACGAGTGAGCAAAAAAGTTGCCGCGATAATGCTATAGAGATATAAAGCCTTATTGAATTTAAAGTACAGAACGCTTTCCGCCCGCATGAGCAAAATACAAGCGGTAATAAAGAACAGAAACAAAGAGGCAGCCGATAGCATATACCAGTTTTTCTTTTTCGCTGCGTATTGAGCCAGTGATTGTAAAAACGTGACTCCGCACACAGTTTCCCCAGTAACATTCTGGGCAGAACGGATATACTTAGCCCCAACATTCACACTCATCTCATAGCCTTCCGGCATAGTGCCAGGTGCAATGACAAACTTAAGCTGGATTCCTACTGCCCGGCTCAAATCCCGGGCAATCTCTGGTGATACTTCCAGCAACATACCGGTCGTTGAGATATCAACACCCTTGCCATGGCATTTTACCGTCTTATCATCAGTAACATATTGAATCTCAACAGCATAATCCACTAAATAGCGTTTGCCCATTTTTTCATGTTCAATCAAACTGGCGAACTCATCCTCATTGCCTTTTACCCGACGCCGGTCGATATTGGTACGCAGGCCTTCTTTATCGGGCACGTTCGAAAGCAGCCTGCGATCAGGCTTGTCAACAAGCAAAATGTCGGTTTCTTCTTCTTTTATTTCCTGCTGAAACAGCTTATTCATCATCCACTTTCCTGCCCTTTCTGCACCGCTAGCTAAAGCAGCCTCTTGTCCTGTATCAAACGACACAGTCTGGTGCATCTAAACTTATCCACAGCTAGAATTTACGGATTTTTCCCCTGCATTTGTGAATATCCATCGACTAAATAATCAGAGAGTCTACCCACCTTAAACTTAGAAGGGTCAGAATCGGGTTTGGCTTCATTAGCCGTCAGTAAGATATCTAAAGCCAAAGGTGTATAAACAACGGCATCTCCCATATGCATGACCAAGACCGCCCCTTTTTGTACTTCCCCAGTTTTGGTATAAATACCGGCTTTCATGGTCCTCACAAGCTGAGGAACACTGGCAGCTTTATAATCATAGGTGCTGCACGAACCTGAAATAATATACTCATAACCTGTCTCAAATAATGCTTCCGCACCCATCTTACTAATGGCCAGTGTTGGCGGCCGGAAAAATTTAGTCAGAGCAGGTTTACCATTGACGGTTACATCGCCGGCAACAGACAACAGTTTTTGGTAGGATGTCGCCAGTTCCTGAGCATACTCTTCTTGATTCTGAGTAGCTACTTGTTTGCCTGTTTGATTATCCCGTATCACCATAGGCTTGTGTTTATCAGAATGGGCGCCGATTTCATGGCCTTCCATGGTAATAGCCCGAAGCAAATTAGGATTATTGAGTACATGGTTAGTCAGGATAAAAAATGTTCCTGATACGTGATGTTTGCGCAAAACATACAAAATTTTATTGATTGCTGCATCGGTTCCCCAATCATCAAACGTAAGAAAAATAACATTCTCTTTAGTACGGATGAGTCCGCTGGTATCAAGCCGACGGGCTTCCATCTTGGAAAAACCAAGCATACGGTCTTCATAAGTAACATCAGCATTGCCAATATAGCGGTGAGAAAGTTCGTTCAAAAAATCGTGCTGACCAACTTTAATCCGTGAATCCTGCCTCAACCGAGCTGGAACTTTTGCCAAATCAACCGGATATTGATACAGCAATTGCGTATGACTGAGAACCTCGCCAACAGGCTTAATCACATACTGTGATCTATTCTTCGGGTTATTGACCGGGTTGTCAAAAGTAGTAGCATAAGCAATATTGTCAACCTTTTGTAATTTAACAGCTTCCAGTAATGCCCCCAGCAAGCTATCATTTGTATAATAATCCATGCGGAAATGAATGATTTGACCGCGCGCCAGCGAAACCACCGATTTGCCAAATATCTCAGCCATAACCTGGTCGGCGGAAGTATAATCTTTGTGTTTGCTTTGAACAATATTGACAGCCTGACCAATCAGCTTGCAGCCTGTAGCAGCCACTGCTTCTTTTGCAGAATCAGTAACCGTGCCCCATGGTTGTTTAACTAAATTAACTGCCACCCCAAACTGCTCTTGCAGGTTCTTACGGCAGCGAAGAATCATGTCGCGGGTTTCCTCGGCCGTCTCGCCTTCTTTCGGCCTAATAGCAATACCGATTTCATGACCATGACCAATGATTTTGCGTAGTGTCCCTGGATAACGCTGCATTTCTACTTCAGCCACAAAAAATGTCGCTTTAATCCCAAGACGATGCAATCGATCCAGAACGTCGTTTACCACTGCCTCATTGGCTAGCCCTCCGAAGGTAAACGAAAGCGCTGGCTCAATTGTTGAAATCACTTTAATTTCCTGCGCATGATCCGTCACCGCCTCAGCCGCATGAGCAGTCCGGATACTGAATAAGGACTCGATCTGCTCAAATATCAAGGCAACGTAGCCAGTTAAAACGCTTGAAACGGTTTGTGTCTCATGACGAGTTGTTTGAATACTCCTGGGAAGCTTACTGCTTGCTGCAAAATCTTCCACATAGACTGTTGCTAGATTAGCCTTTTTTAAAGTAAGTAGGAGGTTTTCAATTGCAATAACAATTTCCTTTTCACCAGTTTCTACCGGTGCGGGTAGGACTTTTAAACCCGGTTGCTTGTCAACTGCCGGCTTTTTATCGGTTTGGCCCTGCTCATACTGAATCGGATCAACATTCGCTTTCAGCTTAAGCGAAATAATACTGCCTGGCTTAATGCTGCTAACAGCTGCCGCTGCCGCCTGTTGGGAATTGAGCTGCTTGCTAGTAAAAAAAACA containing:
- a CDS encoding deacetylase — encoded protein: MTISNEQFTARKDRKKRIRTVLQLIILFAVLAVGISVYFTLKSYTPYTQATTKISGDKGFIALAYFGVERTGNQNLIGVGRLRAHLQALKDLGYVTVTQEDILNYYQLGKALPEKSLFLIFEDGRRDTAIFSQKILEDLNFKATMLTYPEKFEKKDPKFLMPKELTELEKTTFWEMGTNGYRLAFINVFDRYDNYLGELDPLEHANVAPYLGRKYNHYLMDYIRDEYGIPKESYSRMKDRITYDYQTLQSVYNKSLGYVPGMYILMHSNTGSFGNNDKVSAVNAYWINELFKMNFNREGFCFNQRNSSIYDLTRMQPQAYWYTNHLLMRIKYDINQELEFVRGDLEKQKAWDNLKGAAEFQEETIILTSLPKDKGLLRLKNSNDFDDVKLSVSMKGNKLGLQKVYLRADEALTRFLAVTIFNNILTISEKNGGAESELFQLNLDKHDGKVSLSIPEDKKAAEIRELETFIKYADSAEQARLYAERLKAKTTENAPGVAQGAAEYIQDISVHAKGDRQVYLELRGNKLAVSIDGKAVASDLSVHDTKAGAVYLEAAWGGYGWSQRNLADDVYDGVFEKLIITENTGAEKEKVLFDSRPQGIEAVTLRVKQLWSALIDWFVTNL
- the hasA gene encoding hyaluronan synthase, with the translated sequence MHQTVSFDTGQEAALASGAERAGKWMMNKLFQQEIKEEETDILLVDKPDRRLLSNVPDKEGLRTNIDRRRVKGNEDEFASLIEHEKMGKRYLVDYAVEIQYVTDDKTVKCHGKGVDISTTGMLLEVSPEIARDLSRAVGIQLKFVIAPGTMPEGYEMSVNVGAKYIRSAQNVTGETVCGVTFLQSLAQYAAKKKNWYMLSAASLFLFFITACILLMRAESVLYFKFNKALYLYSIIAATFLLTRYLFGSFYRPVPIDKDFTPGVTIIIPCFNEEEWIQKTIAGCVNQDYPIDKLEVIVVDDSSTDQSFAKIQQFADELKIREARYEISTRLHYVRQEQNAGKREALARGTLMAKHELVVFVDSDSFLDPFAIRNLVQPFKDNQMGGVSGRTDVANTYTNALTKMQAVRYYIAFRIMKAAESYFDAVTCLSGPLSCYRKDLVLQFMEPWLSQTFLGEKATFGDDRSMTNFILRKHRTGYQDTAICNTIVPNNHRIFLKQQMRWKRSWLRESLIAASFMWKKEPFMALSFYMGVLVPLLAPIIVLYNLLYIPITHRVFPITFIIGIALMALLMSMTQLLLRKSSTWIYGLWFCLYYEAVLLWQMPIAWVTFWKTTWGTRMTPADLLEALKKNRGKQTGA
- a CDS encoding deacetylase gives rise to the protein MKRWVISLLLIIICLVGVMLTKNFLSTPTGRDAQNITDGRSSYNADVEIAQALTQLKNSQEKAGVITRDSRQQQQIALTFDGLTDRTTIQQILDLLAKYQAKATFFVDGMQAAEDPQTVVNIKKAGHKIENYTLVGLTHMETLPIERVVTDFCRAQKIIKVTTDQGPNFLKCNETVYTDQLLQVAKAAGFNSVVKSDVFFTSKQLNSQQAAAAAVSSIKPGSIISLKLKANVDPIQYEQGQTDKKPAVDKQPGLKVLPAPVETGEKEIVIAIENLLLTLKKANLATVYVEDFAASSKLPRSIQTTRHETQTVSSVLTGYVALIFEQIESLFSIRTAHAAEAVTDHAQEIKVISTIEPALSFTFGGLANEAVVNDVLDRLHRLGIKATFFVAEVEMQRYPGTLRKIIGHGHEIGIAIRPKEGETAEETRDMILRCRKNLQEQFGVAVNLVKQPWGTVTDSAKEAVAATGCKLIGQAVNIVQSKHKDYTSADQVMAEIFGKSVVSLARGQIIHFRMDYYTNDSLLGALLEAVKLQKVDNIAYATTFDNPVNNPKNRSQYVIKPVGEVLSHTQLLYQYPVDLAKVPARLRQDSRIKVGQHDFLNELSHRYIGNADVTYEDRMLGFSKMEARRLDTSGLIRTKENVIFLTFDDWGTDAAINKILYVLRKHHVSGTFFILTNHVLNNPNLLRAITMEGHEIGAHSDKHKPMVIRDNQTGKQVATQNQEEYAQELATSYQKLLSVAGDVTVNGKPALTKFFRPPTLAISKMGAEALFETGYEYIISGSCSTYDYKAASVPQLVRTMKAGIYTKTGEVQKGAVLVMHMGDAVVYTPLALDILLTANEAKPDSDPSKFKVGRLSDYLVDGYSQMQGKNP